A segment of the Pirellulales bacterium genome:
TTTGCTGGAATGGCCGTCATGTCCTTCCTATCTCCCCGCCACCGCTTCCAATTCAGCCTGCGGACGCTGCTGATCGCGGTCACGCTGTTGGCCGTGCTGTGCGGCTACGTCGCCCATGAGGCCAAGATTGTGGCGACTAGAACGGCGTGGCTCGTTGCGCGCCCGGCGTTATCTGATTTCCCCAGCTTCTCTCACATAATCATAGTTTTGGCACCGTGTGACAAGAACAGGTCTCCATCGTTTTTGCGACGATGGTTTGGAGATGAAAGACAGGAAGCAATCGAGATCCTGGGGAGGAGTTCCGCCGCCGAGGTGAAACAGATAACCGCCCTCTTTCCGGAAGCCACCGTGTTCAAGGATGATCGCCGGCACTGAGACCAGCCTGATCATGCACACAGGATTCACCCACTACCTTCGGCGGTCGATGATTGACCGACCTCCGGCGAGATGGGATGATGATAGACGTTGCTCGGTCTGACATTCGTGCTGCATCGGTGTTTTGCCATGCCCCTGTCAATAGAAGTCGATCGAGAGGATGATGGTCGATGGCTGGTGGAGGTTCCGGAACTGCCGGGCGTCATGGCCTACGGCGCAACGCGCGAGGAAGCCATCGCCCACGCGCAGGCATTGGCTTTGCGAGTCATCGCCGACCGGCTGGAT
Coding sequences within it:
- a CDS encoding type II toxin-antitoxin system HicB family antitoxin, whose translation is MLGLTFVLHRCFAMPLSIEVDREDDGRWLVEVPELPGVMAYGATREEAIAHAQALALRVIADRLDHGEAVPELDRVFSEVA